A genomic window from Candidatus Kouleothrix ribensis includes:
- a CDS encoding glycogen debranching enzyme family protein: MHGSSILSQPLVSFGREVCGDLAAGLRREWLVTNGLGGYASGTLAGPSTRRYHGLLVAALAPPVERTVLVGNLIEWATYGGERYPLFAFEYADGTVDQRGFAHLQSFVLEGALPVWTYALADALVEKRVWMGYGMNTTYVSYQLIRGTRPLDLEITPLVTYRDFHALSTRGDHVFHAEQHDGGVRITAEGGKRPIHLLGNGATFKPDDTWFEHFFHRVEAERGFDDTESDLFAPGAFTVTLQPGETWTLIVSAEHKPDLDAEGALVAARERQHGLLRRAKAEQAGPAVQQLVLAADQFIVSRSDGATAAYGKTVIAGYHWFNDWGRDTMIALPGLTLATGRPEEAAGILRTFARYVADGLLPNNFPDSAGVIPGYNTVDATLWYAEAIRAYHAATGDEALVSDLLPVLAEIAERHIVGTRYHIHVDPADGLLYAGEPGVQLTWMDAKIGDWVVTPRVGKPVEINALWYNLLRTLAGFLRTRGDAAAADRYDQLADQARDSFRRRFIRSDIEHLADVVDGPDGDDWTLRPNQIFAVSLHHPLLAGTAARRVVDSTARALLTSYGLRSLDPAHPDYCGTYIGTPRQRDGVYHQGPVWTWPIGAFAEAHYRVYGDREAALGLLRPFEHHLRDACLGSVSEILEGDPPHLPRGAIAQAWGVSEVLRVWRLLA; the protein is encoded by the coding sequence ATGCACGGATCGTCAATCCTGAGCCAGCCATTGGTCAGCTTTGGCCGCGAGGTGTGCGGCGACCTGGCCGCCGGGCTGCGGCGCGAGTGGCTGGTGACCAACGGCCTGGGTGGGTACGCCTCGGGCACGCTAGCCGGCCCGAGCACGCGCCGCTACCACGGCCTGCTGGTGGCCGCGCTGGCGCCGCCGGTCGAAAGAACCGTGCTGGTTGGAAACCTGATCGAGTGGGCGACCTACGGCGGCGAGCGCTATCCGCTCTTCGCCTTCGAGTACGCCGATGGCACGGTCGACCAGCGCGGCTTTGCGCACCTGCAGTCGTTCGTGCTCGAGGGCGCGCTGCCAGTGTGGACGTACGCGCTGGCCGATGCCCTCGTCGAGAAGCGCGTCTGGATGGGATATGGCATGAATACCACCTATGTCAGCTACCAGCTCATTCGTGGCACTCGGCCGCTCGACTTAGAGATTACGCCGCTTGTAACCTACCGCGATTTCCATGCGCTCAGCACGCGTGGTGATCATGTATTTCATGCCGAGCAGCATGACGGAGGCGTGAGAATCACGGCAGAAGGCGGCAAGCGGCCGATTCACTTGCTAGGCAACGGCGCGACCTTCAAGCCAGATGATACATGGTTCGAGCATTTCTTCCACCGCGTCGAGGCCGAGCGCGGCTTCGACGATACTGAGTCGGATCTGTTTGCCCCTGGTGCGTTTACCGTCACGCTTCAGCCGGGTGAGACGTGGACGCTGATAGTATCAGCGGAGCACAAGCCCGATCTAGACGCGGAGGGCGCGCTCGTGGCCGCGCGCGAGCGCCAGCACGGGCTGCTGCGCCGCGCCAAGGCCGAGCAGGCCGGCCCGGCCGTGCAGCAGCTGGTGCTCGCCGCCGACCAGTTTATCGTTTCCCGATCGGACGGTGCCACGGCGGCATATGGAAAGACCGTGATCGCCGGCTACCACTGGTTCAACGACTGGGGCCGCGACACTATGATCGCGCTGCCGGGGCTGACCCTCGCCACCGGCAGGCCCGAGGAGGCGGCCGGCATCCTGCGCACGTTCGCGCGCTATGTCGCCGACGGGCTGCTGCCGAACAACTTCCCCGACAGCGCCGGCGTGATCCCTGGCTACAATACCGTAGACGCAACGCTGTGGTATGCCGAGGCCATCCGCGCCTACCACGCCGCCACCGGCGACGAGGCGCTGGTGAGCGACCTGCTACCCGTGCTGGCCGAGATCGCCGAGCGGCACATCGTCGGCACGCGCTACCACATCCACGTTGATCCAGCTGACGGGCTGCTCTACGCCGGCGAGCCGGGGGTGCAGCTGACCTGGATGGACGCCAAGATCGGCGACTGGGTCGTGACCCCGCGAGTTGGCAAGCCGGTCGAGATCAATGCGCTGTGGTACAACCTGCTGCGCACACTGGCCGGCTTTCTGCGCACGCGCGGCGACGCCGCAGCCGCCGACCGCTATGACCAACTCGCCGACCAAGCTCGCGATTCATTCCGTCGGCGTTTCATCCGGTCGGATATTGAACACCTCGCCGACGTTGTCGATGGCCCCGACGGCGACGACTGGACGCTGCGGCCGAACCAGATCTTCGCGGTGTCGCTGCACCACCCGCTGCTGGCAGGCACCGCCGCGCGCCGCGTAGTCGACTCGACCGCGCGGGCGCTGCTAACGAGCTACGGGCTGCGCTCGCTCGACCCGGCGCACCCCGACTACTGCGGCACATATATTGGCACGCCGCGCCAGCGCGACGGCGTGTACCACCAGGGGCCGGTCTGGACGTGGCCGATCGGTGCCTTCGCCGAGGCGCACTACCGCGTCTACGGCGACCGCGAGGCCGCGCTGGGGCTGCTGCGCCCCTTCGAGCACCACCTGCGCGACGCCTGCCTGGGCTCGGTCTCCGAGATCCTCGAGGGCGACCCGCCGCACCTGCCGCGCGGCGCGATTGCGCAGGCGTGGGGCGTCTCCGAGGTGCTCAGGGTCTGGCGCCTACTGGCGTAG
- a CDS encoding ROK family protein — protein sequence MIILGIDIGGSGIKGAPVDVDSGLLTTAYHRIPTPQPSTPEAVADVVAQLVRHFSWDGPVGCTFPAVMKDGVAYSAANVEKAWIGTNAAALFQHKSGCPFVVLNDADAAGLAEVEFGAGKGRHGVIMMLTVGTGIGSAMFVDGRLVPNTELGHMEVGGKEAEHRASDRVRGKKRLSWKQWAARFDLVLQRFDALFSPNLFIVGGGISKKHAKFLSLFTVRTPVVPAQMLNEAGIIGAALAARSLVPVPA from the coding sequence ATGATCATTCTAGGCATCGACATTGGCGGATCGGGCATCAAAGGGGCGCCGGTAGATGTCGATAGCGGGTTGCTCACGACCGCATACCACCGCATCCCCACACCGCAGCCATCGACGCCCGAGGCAGTGGCCGATGTGGTAGCGCAGCTCGTGCGGCACTTCAGCTGGGATGGCCCGGTCGGCTGCACATTTCCGGCCGTGATGAAGGACGGTGTTGCCTACAGCGCCGCGAATGTTGAAAAAGCCTGGATCGGCACCAACGCCGCCGCGCTGTTTCAGCACAAGTCGGGCTGCCCATTCGTGGTGCTCAACGATGCCGATGCTGCCGGGCTGGCCGAGGTGGAGTTTGGCGCGGGCAAGGGCCGCCACGGCGTGATCATGATGCTGACGGTCGGCACCGGCATTGGCAGCGCCATGTTCGTCGACGGCCGGCTGGTGCCTAACACCGAGCTTGGCCACATGGAGGTGGGCGGCAAAGAGGCCGAGCATCGTGCCTCCGACCGGGTGCGTGGGAAGAAGCGCCTGAGCTGGAAGCAGTGGGCCGCGCGCTTCGATCTGGTGCTCCAGCGCTTCGACGCGCTATTCTCGCCCAACCTGTTCATTGTCGGCGGCGGGATCAGCAAGAAGCACGCCAAGTTCCTGTCGCTCTTCACCGTTCGTACGCCCGTGGTGCCGGCCCAGATGCTCAACGAGGCCGGGATCATCGGGGCGGCGCTGGCGGCACGTAGCCTCGTGCCGGTGCCGGCCTAG
- a CDS encoding CocE/NonD family hydrolase, with product MSDQITVEFDVPAPMRDGVVLFANIFRPAAGGPYPVALARTPYGKDYTSVMPFGDAVRLARAGYIVVIQDVRGRFRSGGEWAAFKHEADDGYDSVEWAARLPGATGDVGMYGLSYLGFTQWMAARTAPPSLRAIIPALTWADMCDGVIWRGGALELGLQGYWFLNALALDITLKRAQGLPPAEQFATLATVVGEIDRLHSAGYLALPLNQFEPFKRLGLLSEMDELVANAENPAHYAPFSINQAYAHVQVPALNIGGWYDIFSQGVLQSFSALRSSGSTPAARQSKLLIGPWSHVNYTNTVGEIDFGFKAQLALMNLQIDMTGLTQRWFDYWLKGIENGIAQEPPVKLFVMGENTWRDEHEWPLARAQATPFYLHAGGVLTPAPPGDEPPDQYTYDPADPTPTSGGNLLMHELFGPGAKDQRPIEARPDLLSYSTPPLERDTEVTGPLIVKLWAITDAPDTDFVARLVDVHPDGFAQNLADGIVRARYRNGPRAEPIEPGRPYEYTIDLWSTANVFKAGHRMRVDIASASFPRWDRNLNTGAPFGEGSQPHPAHQLILHDTAHPSQIILPIVPR from the coding sequence ATGAGCGATCAGATTACGGTTGAGTTCGACGTACCCGCGCCGATGCGCGACGGCGTTGTGCTGTTCGCGAATATCTTTCGCCCGGCGGCGGGTGGCCCCTACCCGGTGGCGCTCGCGCGCACGCCCTACGGCAAGGATTATACCAGCGTCATGCCGTTCGGCGACGCCGTGCGGCTTGCGCGGGCCGGTTACATCGTGGTGATCCAGGATGTGCGTGGGCGCTTCCGCTCGGGTGGCGAGTGGGCCGCGTTCAAGCACGAAGCCGACGATGGCTACGATAGCGTTGAGTGGGCCGCGCGCCTGCCCGGCGCGACTGGCGACGTGGGCATGTACGGCCTGTCGTACCTGGGCTTCACGCAGTGGATGGCCGCCAGAACCGCGCCGCCCAGCCTGAGAGCGATCATCCCGGCGCTCACCTGGGCCGATATGTGCGACGGCGTGATCTGGCGCGGCGGCGCGCTCGAGCTTGGGCTACAGGGCTACTGGTTCCTGAATGCGCTGGCGCTCGACATAACCCTCAAGCGCGCGCAGGGCCTGCCGCCGGCCGAGCAGTTTGCGACGCTGGCCACGGTGGTTGGCGAGATCGACCGGCTGCATAGCGCAGGCTACCTGGCGCTGCCGCTCAACCAGTTCGAGCCGTTCAAGCGCCTGGGCTTGCTGTCTGAGATGGACGAGCTGGTGGCGAATGCCGAGAACCCCGCGCACTACGCGCCATTCTCGATTAACCAGGCCTATGCGCACGTGCAGGTGCCGGCGCTGAACATCGGCGGCTGGTACGATATCTTCAGCCAGGGTGTGCTCCAGAGCTTCAGCGCATTGCGTAGCAGCGGCAGCACCCCGGCCGCCCGCCAGTCGAAACTGCTGATCGGCCCGTGGTCGCATGTCAACTATACGAACACCGTCGGCGAGATCGACTTCGGCTTCAAGGCCCAGCTGGCGCTCATGAACCTGCAGATCGACATGACCGGCCTGACTCAGCGCTGGTTCGACTACTGGCTGAAGGGCATCGAGAACGGCATCGCACAGGAGCCGCCAGTCAAGCTGTTTGTGATGGGCGAGAATACCTGGCGCGACGAACACGAGTGGCCGCTGGCGCGCGCGCAGGCCACGCCGTTCTATCTGCACGCCGGTGGTGTACTTACGCCCGCGCCGCCGGGCGACGAGCCGCCCGACCAGTATACCTACGACCCGGCCGACCCGACGCCGACCAGCGGCGGCAACCTGCTGATGCACGAGCTGTTCGGCCCCGGCGCGAAAGACCAGCGCCCGATCGAGGCGCGGCCCGATCTGCTGAGCTATAGCACCCCGCCGCTCGAGCGCGACACCGAAGTGACCGGGCCGCTGATCGTGAAGCTGTGGGCAATCACCGACGCGCCCGACACCGACTTCGTGGCCCGGCTGGTTGATGTACACCCCGATGGCTTCGCGCAGAACCTGGCCGACGGGATCGTACGCGCGCGCTACCGCAACGGCCCACGCGCCGAGCCGATCGAGCCGGGCCGGCCCTACGAATATACGATCGATCTGTGGTCGACTGCGAATGTATTCAAGGCCGGCCACCGCATGCGGGTCGACATTGCCAGCGCCAGCTTCCCGCGCTGGGATCGCAACCTGAATACCGGCGCACCATTCGGCGAGGGCAGCCAGCCGCACCCGGCCCACCAGCTGATCCTGCACGACACGGCACACCCCTCGCAGATCATCCTGCCGATCGTGCCGCGCTGA
- a CDS encoding ClbS/DfsB family four-helix bundle protein, which produces MDQVTTSQGVQAHIAEAFGQFADSFARLSDEQLEQPGVEADWSVKDILAHITFWHNRMALLIATAQRGEPPATLRQPGEDSAAAVDRVNAQNYAANADRPLAEVRAAFEQSYQHALATVARLSDADLADDSPICQALGGSLLALIAGDTYDHYAEHLPSIQALRP; this is translated from the coding sequence ATGGATCAGGTCACCACCAGCCAGGGAGTGCAGGCGCACATCGCCGAGGCGTTTGGCCAGTTCGCCGATTCATTCGCACGGCTGAGCGACGAGCAGCTCGAGCAGCCGGGCGTCGAGGCAGACTGGTCGGTTAAAGATATCCTGGCGCATATTACGTTCTGGCACAACCGCATGGCCCTGCTGATCGCGACCGCGCAGCGCGGCGAGCCACCGGCCACACTGCGCCAGCCCGGCGAGGATAGCGCCGCCGCAGTCGATCGTGTGAACGCGCAGAACTACGCCGCAAATGCCGATCGCCCCCTGGCCGAGGTGCGCGCTGCCTTCGAGCAGTCGTACCAGCATGCGCTGGCCACAGTCGCGCGCCTGAGCGACGCCGACCTGGCCGACGATAGCCCGATCTGCCAGGCGTTGGGCGGCTCGCTGCTTGCGCTGATTGCCGGCGACACCTACGATCACTATGCAGAACACCTGCCGTCGATCCAGGCTCTGCGGCCTTGA
- a CDS encoding beta-lactamase family protein, whose amino-acid sequence MSHVLGAIHETMRAAQVPGMVVGVASGGAPAEVIAVGEDARGTPLAGDSLFTVASVTKLATALAVLRLCDAGELALDDALSRHLPGATAAQPGVTLRGLLCHTAGLPLDVSPRHAAYAEGLDWPALGRACLLTPIEAQPGRRVQYSNAGYGLLALVVEQRTGQQFAAALDRLVLAPLGIAGYLGDEPPRPPAALANVRGSHAGTAIEPFNSRFWRSLAMPWAGLVTNAAGALALVRAYRAGGLLSAALQVQATRNQTGGLSGGFLEPMYWSPCPWGLGPELRGSKSPHWVAAAAGPDSFGHSGASGCLAWYAPSHDTAFSILGARTADSGWLLRRAPAVCAAILARE is encoded by the coding sequence ATGAGCCATGTGCTGGGCGCCATTCACGAGACGATGCGCGCCGCGCAGGTGCCGGGGATGGTTGTGGGTGTGGCCAGCGGCGGCGCGCCGGCCGAGGTGATCGCGGTTGGTGAAGATGCGCGCGGTACACCGCTCGCCGGCGATAGCCTGTTCACGGTGGCCTCGGTGACCAAGCTGGCCACCGCGCTGGCCGTGCTGCGGCTGTGCGATGCCGGCGAGCTGGCGCTCGACGACGCGCTTAGCCGGCACCTGCCCGGCGCGACGGCGGCCCAGCCGGGCGTGACCCTGCGCGGGCTGCTGTGCCACACCGCCGGCCTGCCGCTCGACGTATCGCCGCGCCACGCAGCCTACGCCGAGGGGCTCGACTGGCCTGCGCTCGGGCGGGCCTGCCTGCTCACGCCGATCGAGGCGCAGCCCGGCCGCCGCGTGCAGTATAGCAACGCCGGCTATGGCCTGCTGGCGCTGGTGGTAGAGCAACGTACCGGCCAGCAGTTCGCGGCGGCGCTCGATCGGCTGGTGCTCGCACCGCTGGGTATCGCGGGCTACCTGGGCGACGAGCCGCCGCGCCCGCCGGCGGCGCTGGCGAATGTGCGCGGCAGCCACGCCGGCACTGCGATCGAGCCGTTCAACTCGCGCTTCTGGCGCAGCCTGGCCATGCCCTGGGCCGGCCTGGTTACCAACGCCGCCGGCGCGCTGGCGCTGGTGCGAGCCTACCGCGCTGGCGGCCTGCTGAGCGCAGCGCTGCAGGTGCAGGCGACGCGCAACCAGACGGGCGGGCTGAGCGGCGGGTTCCTCGAGCCGATGTACTGGTCGCCCTGCCCGTGGGGCCTCGGGCCCGAGCTGCGCGGCAGCAAGTCGCCGCACTGGGTCGCGGCCGCCGCCGGCCCCGACTCGTTTGGCCACAGCGGTGCCTCGGGCTGCCTGGCATGGTATGCGCCCAGCCACGACACAGCCTTCAGCATCCTGGGCGCGCGCACGGCCGACAGCGGCTGGCTGCTGCGGCGCGCCCCCGCAGTATGTGCGGCGATTCTGGCGCGCGAGTAG
- a CDS encoding CopD family protein, with the protein MSRRMSRVFAPALALAAVLLLVLPVAAHANLVRSSPPAGAQLEVAPPSIELEFSEDLDGGFSRVQLFDSRNQLVEPGPGQVDAGNPRLLRLIIPDLARGSYTAIWRVRSAVDGHISAGSLPFGVSEPPAAGSLIPPPGAPDPATLAPPPLDTAVRWLNYLAAVLALGAAPFGLLVWRPAYRRWAPTAPQAAPAADAAIAGVLRRLTIAGGCAFVLTNLLLLLTQAANAADVPLAQALGAPLVLLLSGRTGWLWLARLALLALLIGLAGRLPPPGGAASRLWWALLVIAGAVLLSLSMLSHAAADAQAAFALPLDWFHLAAMVLWVGGFMPLLAAVGAARRAPEQAMPLALLIPRFTRVALPSVLVLVLTGAYQYVLHVGRIDLLGATTYGRALVAKLALFVVLVLLGALNMLVLARRLRGDSQAPARAFGRSVSTEVTIAALVLLLAGVLTSVAPSVSAWQAHEQQGIAQSASLGDVGLTLRIAPAQIGDNEFAVDVADRRPGAAAAATKVLLRFDMLGMQMNKLQAEAAASGGERYTVRGNFTTMGGRWHIEVVLRRAGFDDVRHTFEVDILRGAPFVIEP; encoded by the coding sequence ATGTCTCGACGCATGTCTCGCGTCTTTGCGCCGGCCCTGGCGCTGGCGGCGGTGCTGTTGCTGGTGCTGCCGGTGGCGGCGCACGCCAACCTGGTGCGCTCGAGCCCGCCGGCCGGCGCACAGCTCGAGGTTGCGCCGCCGTCGATCGAACTCGAGTTCAGCGAAGATCTCGACGGCGGCTTCAGCCGCGTGCAGCTGTTCGACAGCCGCAACCAGCTGGTCGAGCCAGGGCCGGGCCAGGTCGACGCAGGCAACCCCCGGCTGCTGCGGCTGATCATCCCCGACCTGGCGCGCGGCAGCTACACCGCGATCTGGCGGGTGCGCTCGGCCGTCGATGGGCATATTAGCGCGGGCAGCCTGCCATTTGGCGTGAGCGAGCCGCCCGCCGCCGGCTCGCTCATTCCGCCGCCCGGCGCGCCCGACCCGGCCACGCTGGCGCCGCCGCCGCTCGACACTGCCGTGCGCTGGCTGAATTACCTCGCGGCGGTGCTGGCGCTGGGCGCGGCCCCCTTCGGCCTGCTGGTCTGGCGGCCGGCCTACCGCCGCTGGGCACCTACTGCGCCACAGGCCGCGCCCGCCGCCGATGCGGCCATCGCGGGCGTGCTGCGCCGGCTGACGATCGCGGGCGGCTGCGCATTCGTGCTGACCAACCTGCTGCTGCTGCTGACCCAGGCCGCCAATGCCGCCGATGTGCCGCTGGCGCAGGCGCTGGGCGCGCCGCTGGTGCTGCTGCTGAGCGGCCGCACCGGCTGGCTGTGGCTGGCCCGGCTGGCGCTATTGGCGCTGCTGATCGGGCTGGCGGGGCGGCTGCCGCCACCCGGCGGGGCGGCCTCGCGGCTATGGTGGGCGCTGCTGGTGATCGCGGGCGCGGTGCTGCTGAGCTTGAGCATGCTCTCGCACGCCGCCGCCGATGCGCAGGCCGCCTTCGCGCTGCCGCTCGACTGGTTTCACCTGGCGGCGATGGTGCTGTGGGTGGGTGGGTTCATGCCACTGCTGGCGGCGGTAGGCGCGGCCCGGCGCGCGCCTGAGCAGGCTATGCCGCTGGCGCTGCTGATCCCGCGCTTCACGCGCGTGGCGCTGCCGAGCGTGCTGGTGCTGGTGCTGACCGGCGCCTACCAGTATGTGCTGCATGTCGGCCGGATCGACCTGCTGGGCGCCACCACCTACGGCCGCGCGCTGGTGGCCAAGCTGGCGCTATTCGTGGTGCTGGTGCTGCTTGGTGCGCTGAATATGCTGGTGCTCGCGCGCCGGCTGCGCGGCGACAGCCAGGCGCCGGCCCGCGCGTTTGGGCGCAGCGTGAGCACCGAAGTGACGATCGCAGCGCTGGTGCTGCTGCTGGCCGGCGTGCTCACCAGTGTGGCGCCGAGCGTGTCGGCCTGGCAGGCGCACGAGCAGCAGGGCATCGCGCAATCGGCCAGCCTGGGCGATGTTGGCCTGACGCTGCGGATCGCGCCGGCGCAGATCGGCGACAACGAGTTCGCGGTCGATGTGGCCGACCGGCGGCCCGGCGCGGCGGCGGCCGCGACCAAGGTGCTGCTGCGGTTCGACATGCTGGGCATGCAGATGAACAAGCTGCAGGCCGAGGCGGCGGCCAGCGGTGGCGAGCGCTACACTGTGCGCGGCAACTTCACCACTATGGGCGGGCGCTGGCACATCGAGGTGGTGCTGCGCCGGGCCGGCTTCGACGACGTGCGCCACACCTTCGAGGTCGATATTCTGCGCGGGGCACCGTTTGTGATCGAGCCGTAG
- the def gene encoding peptide deformylase, which translates to MAVRRILQIEDPDEKKILKTRCHPIKNFTPALKQLAADMFETMHAASGVGLAAPQIGITQRIAVVWIPAEEEERPDGTIVEIAPEQSYVLINPEIVKRSDKEENGQEGCLSLPGRYGEVPRAIWVTVDYLDLDGKRRRIRKASGLLGRALQHELDHLDGVLFTERMRDLSTLKDVRENTDAAPVEA; encoded by the coding sequence ATGGCGGTGCGACGCATACTACAGATCGAAGACCCCGACGAGAAGAAGATCCTGAAGACCCGCTGCCACCCGATCAAGAACTTTACGCCGGCGCTGAAGCAGCTGGCTGCCGACATGTTCGAGACCATGCACGCGGCCAGCGGGGTTGGCCTGGCGGCGCCGCAGATCGGCATCACGCAGCGCATCGCGGTGGTCTGGATCCCGGCCGAGGAAGAGGAACGCCCCGACGGCACGATCGTCGAGATCGCGCCCGAGCAGAGCTACGTGCTGATCAACCCCGAGATCGTCAAGCGCAGCGACAAAGAGGAGAACGGCCAGGAGGGCTGCCTGAGCCTGCCCGGCCGCTATGGCGAGGTGCCGCGCGCGATATGGGTGACGGTCGATTACCTCGACCTCGACGGCAAGCGCCGGCGCATCCGCAAGGCCAGCGGGCTGCTGGGCCGCGCGCTACAGCACGAGCTCGACCACCTCGACGGCGTGCTGTTCACCGAGCGCATGCGCGACCTGTCGACGCTGAAGGATGTGCGCGAGAACACCGACGCCGCGCCGGTGGAGGCGTAG
- a CDS encoding glycosyltransferase family 2 protein, whose protein sequence is MATLAVVIVSYNTRDMLRDCLRSLRAGASALDLSIWVVDNASHDGSAAMVRAEFPQVQLIISQHNGGYAYANNLALREVLSSDQRNTDAAASGADRAITTRHTPPGYVLLLNPDTVVPAGALDAMVAFMEAHPTVGACGPRLLLADGSLDLACRRSFPAPSAFVYRALGLSKLFPHSKRFGSYNMTYLSPDVQTEVDSVVGACMLVRAGVVREVGLLDEAYFMYGEDLDWAYRIKQYGWKIMYVPSVTVHHYKRAASRQRPFRSIRAFYDAMRVFHRKHYAATTPAPLNVAIELGITLKEFLSLGRNLLRPSATRHVG, encoded by the coding sequence ATGGCTACCCTGGCTGTTGTGATCGTCAGCTATAACACGCGCGACATGCTGCGCGACTGCCTGCGCTCGCTCAGGGCCGGCGCCTCGGCGCTCGACCTTAGCATCTGGGTGGTCGATAACGCCTCGCACGACGGCAGCGCTGCAATGGTGCGCGCTGAGTTCCCGCAGGTGCAGCTGATCATCAGCCAGCACAACGGCGGCTACGCCTATGCCAATAACCTGGCCCTGCGCGAAGTGTTGAGCTCCGATCAACGCAATACCGACGCAGCCGCGAGCGGCGCTGATCGTGCCATCACGACGCGCCACACACCACCCGGCTACGTGCTGCTGCTCAACCCCGATACGGTGGTGCCGGCCGGTGCGCTCGATGCCATGGTTGCGTTCATGGAGGCGCACCCCACAGTTGGCGCCTGCGGCCCCAGGCTGCTGCTGGCCGACGGCTCGCTCGACCTGGCATGCCGGCGATCGTTCCCGGCGCCGAGCGCGTTCGTGTATCGCGCGCTGGGCCTGTCGAAGCTGTTCCCGCATAGCAAGCGCTTTGGCAGCTACAACATGACCTACCTCAGCCCCGATGTGCAGACCGAAGTCGACTCGGTGGTGGGCGCGTGCATGCTCGTGCGCGCCGGCGTGGTGCGCGAGGTTGGCCTGCTCGACGAAGCCTATTTCATGTATGGCGAAGATCTCGACTGGGCCTACCGAATCAAGCAATATGGCTGGAAGATCATGTATGTGCCGAGCGTGACGGTACACCACTACAAGCGCGCCGCCAGCCGGCAGCGCCCATTCCGCTCGATCCGCGCCTTCTACGATGCCATGCGCGTATTCCACCGCAAACACTATGCTGCTACCACCCCCGCGCCGCTGAATGTCGCGATCGAGCTGGGCATTACGCTGAAGGAGTTTCTGAGCCTTGGCCGTAATCTCCTCCGCCCCTCAGCCACGCGCCACGTCGGCTAG
- a CDS encoding undecaprenyl-phosphate glucose phosphotransferase: MHPRPWVTRLLLTLLLIGCDSLAVNSSLIGVYRWGLGNNPDLQAQLGASGPYTAQIFVLLYNLIFMATFVANGLYTLKRGASRVDEAFKTALAVSLGMFVLYMANTLLSLGLLNGDDLPLDQLVVVLAWLATIVSTTLLRLLYRRLLSALRARGIDTRRVLIVGAREPGRLVYATIRRNPRLGYRIQGFLSDNTPVGELVDDMPVLGKTQALGKVIRATHADEVIIALSGRSPNEVLDIVALAEDEAVEIKLYPDAFQLITNNEVSIGDVSGLPLIGVKNVALDNPINRGLKRGLDLVFAALMLTLCSPVMLLIAALIRIDSRGPVFFAQERVGLDGKPFPTIKFRTMRVDAPALGNWTTKDDPRVTGIGAFLRRYSLDELPQFINVLRGEMSVVGPRPEQPVWVERFSQSIPRYMRRHKLKAGITGWAQVNGLRGDTSIEERTRYDLYYVDYWSLLFDIKIIIQTTIAILRGENRGY; this comes from the coding sequence CTGCACCCACGGCCCTGGGTCACGCGCCTGCTGCTGACCCTGCTGCTGATCGGGTGCGACTCGCTGGCGGTCAATAGCTCGCTGATCGGTGTGTATCGCTGGGGCCTCGGCAACAACCCCGATCTGCAGGCACAGCTCGGTGCCAGCGGGCCATACACCGCGCAGATCTTCGTGCTGCTGTATAACCTGATCTTCATGGCCACGTTCGTAGCCAACGGCCTGTACACGCTCAAGCGCGGCGCCTCGCGCGTCGATGAAGCCTTCAAGACGGCGCTGGCGGTTTCGTTGGGTATGTTCGTGCTCTACATGGCCAACACGCTGCTGTCGCTCGGCCTGCTGAACGGCGACGACCTGCCGCTCGACCAGCTGGTGGTGGTGCTGGCCTGGCTGGCGACGATCGTCAGCACCACGCTGCTGCGGCTGCTCTACCGGCGGCTGCTGTCGGCGCTGCGCGCGCGTGGCATCGACACCCGGCGCGTGCTGATCGTCGGCGCGCGCGAGCCTGGCCGGCTGGTGTATGCCACGATCCGCCGCAACCCGCGGCTGGGCTACCGCATCCAGGGCTTTTTGTCCGATAACACCCCGGTGGGCGAGCTGGTCGACGACATGCCGGTGCTGGGCAAAACCCAGGCGCTTGGCAAGGTGATCCGCGCCACACACGCCGACGAAGTGATCATCGCGCTGTCGGGCCGCTCGCCGAACGAGGTGCTCGACATCGTGGCGCTGGCCGAGGACGAGGCCGTCGAGATCAAGCTCTACCCCGACGCATTCCAGCTGATCACGAACAACGAGGTGTCGATCGGCGACGTGAGCGGGCTGCCGCTGATCGGCGTGAAGAATGTGGCGCTCGACAACCCGATCAACCGCGGGCTCAAGCGCGGGCTCGATCTGGTGTTCGCGGCGCTGATGCTGACGCTCTGCTCGCCGGTTATGCTGCTGATCGCCGCGCTGATCCGGATCGACTCGCGCGGGCCGGTGTTCTTCGCGCAAGAGCGCGTCGGGCTCGACGGCAAGCCGTTCCCGACGATCAAGTTCCGCACGATGCGCGTCGATGCGCCGGCGCTCGGCAACTGGACCACCAAGGACGACCCGCGTGTCACCGGGATCGGCGCGTTTCTGCGGCGCTACTCGCTCGACGAGCTGCCGCAGTTCATTAACGTGCTGCGCGGCGAGATGAGCGTGGTCGGCCCGCGGCCCGAGCAGCCGGTGTGGGTCGAGCGCTTCAGCCAGAGCATCCCACGCTACATGCGCCGGCACAAGCTCAAGGCCGGCATCACCGGCTGGGCGCAGGTCAACGGCCTGCGCGGCGACACCAGCATCGAGGAGCGCACGCGCTACGACCTGTACTACGTCGATTACTGGTCGCTGCTGTTCGATATCAAGATCATCATCCAGACGACGATCGCCATCCTGCGCGGCGAGAATCGCGGGTACTAG